A window of the Halococcus hamelinensis 100A6 genome harbors these coding sequences:
- a CDS encoding bacterio-opsin activator domain-containing protein — protein sequence MSLIATYRVDTPVYDSLFEEVPDLRLEIEQVVACSPDTLSVTVWAETDHWTAFETELERSDIMHGNRYLRSEDDRALYQIRVPVSATSYWDWTSLGSVLLGATITRHGATVRMEFPDHEALSTYRDWCLEXDHHASRSDGPNGVPRS from the coding sequence ATGAGCCTCATCGCGACCTACCGAGTCGACACCCCGGTCTACGACTCGCTTTTCGAGGAGGTCCCCGACCTCCGACTCGAGATCGAGCAAGTCGTCGCGTGCAGTCCCGACACCCTCTCGGTGACGGTCTGGGCTGAGACGGACCACTGGACGGCGTTCGAAACCGAACTCGAACGCTCGGATATCATGCACGGAAACCGGTATCTCCGCTCGGAAGACGACCGAGCACTCTACCAGATTCGGGTGCCCGTTTCGGCGACCAGCTACTGGGACTGGACCTCCCTCGGGAGTGTCCTCCTCGGTGCGACCATCACGCGTCACGGAGCGACGGTCCGAATGGAGTTCCCAGATCATGAAGCCCTGAGTACGTATCGGGACTGGTGTCTCGAANGCGACCATCACGCGTCACGGAGCGACGGTCCGAATGGAGTTCCCAGATCATGA
- a CDS encoding helix-turn-helix domain-containing protein — MEFPDHEALSTYRDWCLEHDRDFSLNSLTDARSESTLDSQSLTSSQREILSLAIEHGYFGIPRGISMVELAAECGVSDQAASERLRRGLSNLLGNGIFETLWAAPSEDALEAE, encoded by the coding sequence ATGGAGTTCCCAGATCATGAAGCCCTGAGTACGTATCGGGACTGGTGTCTCGAACACGATAGAGACTTCTCGCTGAACAGCCTTACCGACGCTCGCTCGGAGTCTACGCTCGACTCCCAGTCCCTCACGTCATCGCAGCGCGAGATCCTTTCGTTGGCTATCGAACATGGGTACTTCGGTATTCCGCGTGGGATCAGCATGGTCGAGCTCGCTGCGGAGTGTGGGGTCTCCGACCAGGCGGCATCCGAGCGGCTCCGGCGTGGTCTCTCGAATCTTCTCGGAAACGGCATATTCGAGACCCTCTGGGCCGCGCCTTCAGAAGACGCTCTCGAAGCAGAGTAA